The genomic stretch CACCGTCATGGCTGCCATCACCAACCATCTGCCCACCGCGGAATTGCAGGCGCTGGACGCCGCACACCACATGCACCCCTTTAGCACCAACAACGAACTGGCAGCAAAAGGCGCGCGCATTATCACCCGTGCCGACGGCGTTTACCTGACCGACAGCGAAGGCAACCGCATCCTGGACGGCATGGCAGGGCTGTGGTGTGTCAATATCGGCTATGGTCGTGGCGAACTGGCCGATGTTGCTGCACGGCAGATGCGCGAACTGCCCTATTACAATACGTTTTTCATGACATCGCACGCACCGGTCATCGCACTGGCCGCCAAGATTGCGGAACTGGCACCGGCGCATCTGAACCATGTTTTCTTTGCAGGTTCGGGGTCCGAGGCGAATGACACCAACATCCGCATGGTGCGCACCTATTGGGCGCAAAAGGGCAAGCCGACCAAATCCATCATCATCAGCCGCAAGAATGCCTACCATGGGTCCTCTGTCGGATCGGGCAGTCTGGGGGGCATGACCCCGATGCACGAACAGGGTGGCCTGCCGATTCCCGACATTCACCACATTGACCAACCGAACTGGTGGGCCGAAGGCGGCACATCCACGCCCGAAGACTTCGGCCTGCAACGCGCGCAAGAGCTGGAAAAAGCCATTCTGGAGCTGGGCGAGGACCGCGTCGCCGCCTTTATTGCAGAGCCTATTCAGGGCGCTGGCGGTGTAATCGTGCCTCCGTCGACCTACTGGCCGGAAATCCAGCGCATCTGTGACAAATACGAAATTCTGCTGATCGCCGACGAGGTCATCTGTGGTTTTGGCCGCACCGGCGAATGGTTCGGATCGACCACCGTGGGCATCAAACCCGACATCATGACCATCGCCAAAGGTTTGTCGTCGGGATACCAGCCCATCGGCGGATCAATCGTGTCGGACGAAGTGGCCGAGGTGATGAATGCTTGCGAGTTCAATCACGGCTATACCTATTCCGGTCATCCCGTTGCCAGCGCCGTGGCGTTGGAGAACCTGCGGATCATGGAAGACGAAAACATTCTGGACCACGTCCGCAATGTTGCGGCCCCCGCACTGGCCGAGATGTGGCACGGCTTGGGCGATCATCCGATGGTGGGGGAAACCAAGATTGTCGGCATGATGGCCTCGCTGGCCCTGACGCCCGACAAGGACAGCCGCGCCAAATTTGCCGCCGACGCGGGCACCGCCGGTTTCATGACGCGTGAACGCAGCTTTGCCAACAACCTGATCATGCGCCACGTCTATGACCGTATGGTGATCTCGCCGCCGCTGGTCATCACGCCGGAAGAAATCACCGAAATGGGCAAACGTGCGCGCACCGCGCTGGACGAATCCTATGCGCAAATCAAGGAACAGGGGCTGTTCAAAGCCGCATCCTGAACCATCAGGCGCCCGTCATAAGTGGCTCTAACATGGCCAGACAGGCGGCCATCTGGTCGATGGCGACAAATTCATCCGGTTTATGGGCCTGGGCGATATGCCCCGGCCCGCAAACCACGACATCCATCCCCATCTCCTGAAACAGCCCCGCTTCGGTTCCGAATGGCACCAGTTCGGCGCTGTTGGTGCCCAGCAATCCGGCCAGAACATCGCGGGCGGTGTTTACTTCCATCGGCTCCAGCCCAGCGATTTCGCCTATTGTTTCGGTGCGAATATCGGCCTGTGGATAGATGGCGCGCATCATCGGCAGCATTTCATCCTCGACAAAAGCCTCGATGCTTTTTCGTACAAAACGGGCGTCATCTTGTACAACAGGGCGCATTTCCCATTCCACCTCTGCCTTGCCCGCGATGACATTATGCGCCACCCCACCTGAAACCCGACCGATATTAATCGTGGTCCATGGCGGCTCGAACCGGCTGCCGGCGGGCGTGCGCGCCATCAGATCGGCGCGCAGTTCCATCAGCCGACCGACATAGCGCACAGCATATTCCGCAGCATTCACACCGCGCCCGGGATCACTGCCGTGCCCCTCAAGACCCGTAAAATGCGTGGTGTATTCGCAGCACCCCTTGTGCCCCTCGATCACACGCATCCCGGTCGGTTCTCCGATCACGGCCATTGTGGGTTGCAACCCGCGTGCCTGCAATTCAGGGATCAACGCGCGGGCACCTATACAGCCCACCTCTTCGTCATAGGTAAAGGCGAAATGCACCGGCTTTTGCGCCTGTACCTTGCCTGCCATGACCACGGCGGCAGCGATAAACCCCTTCATGTCACAGGTGCCGCGTCCGTACAGACGATCCCCTGTATTGCGCATCGCGAACGGGTCCGACGTCCAGTCCTGGTCTTCCACGGGCACCACATCTGTATGCCCACTCAGCAACAGTCCCCCCGGTGCGTCGGGGCCGATTCGGGCCCATAGGTTGGCCTTGGTTCCACAGGGCGACAACATTACATCGGTTTGTGCACCGGCGTCTTCCAATCGTTGCGCCAGTTCGGCGATCATTGCCATGTTGCTGTCCGCCGACACTGTCGGCATGGCGATCAACTGGTCCAGCAGTTCGACAGTCTCGCGCAGGCTCATGATTTGACAAACATCTTGCGCGGGCGGTCGCAGAAACATTCAGCGGCGCCATCTTCTGTGATGCGGATGCTTTCGGTAATTTCAAGCCCCCAGTCGGCCATCCAAAGGCCGGGCATAAAGTGGAATGTCATATTCGGTTCCAGAACAGTCTGGTCGTTGCTGCGCAGTGAAATCGTGCGTTCGCCCCAGTCCGGCGGATAGCTGAGGCCGATGGGGTAGCCACACCGCTCCCCCCGTTCTATTCCCGCGGCTTCCAGCGGGGCCGCCAGTGCATTGGCAATGTCGCAA from Pseudosulfitobacter sp. DSM 107133 encodes the following:
- a CDS encoding aspartate aminotransferase family protein, with protein sequence MAAITNHLPTAELQALDAAHHMHPFSTNNELAAKGARIITRADGVYLTDSEGNRILDGMAGLWCVNIGYGRGELADVAARQMRELPYYNTFFMTSHAPVIALAAKIAELAPAHLNHVFFAGSGSEANDTNIRMVRTYWAQKGKPTKSIIISRKNAYHGSSVGSGSLGGMTPMHEQGGLPIPDIHHIDQPNWWAEGGTSTPEDFGLQRAQELEKAILELGEDRVAAFIAEPIQGAGGVIVPPSTYWPEIQRICDKYEILLIADEVICGFGRTGEWFGSTTVGIKPDIMTIAKGLSSGYQPIGGSIVSDEVAEVMNACEFNHGYTYSGHPVASAVALENLRIMEDENILDHVRNVAAPALAEMWHGLGDHPMVGETKIVGMMASLALTPDKDSRAKFAADAGTAGFMTRERSFANNLIMRHVYDRMVISPPLVITPEEITEMGKRARTALDESYAQIKEQGLFKAAS
- the argE gene encoding acetylornithine deacetylase, encoding MSLRETVELLDQLIAMPTVSADSNMAMIAELAQRLEDAGAQTDVMLSPCGTKANLWARIGPDAPGGLLLSGHTDVVPVEDQDWTSDPFAMRNTGDRLYGRGTCDMKGFIAAAVVMAGKVQAQKPVHFAFTYDEEVGCIGARALIPELQARGLQPTMAVIGEPTGMRVIEGHKGCCEYTTHFTGLEGHGSDPGRGVNAAEYAVRYVGRLMELRADLMARTPAGSRFEPPWTTINIGRVSGGVAHNVIAGKAEVEWEMRPVVQDDARFVRKSIEAFVEDEMLPMMRAIYPQADIRTETIGEIAGLEPMEVNTARDVLAGLLGTNSAELVPFGTEAGLFQEMGMDVVVCGPGHIAQAHKPDEFVAIDQMAACLAMLEPLMTGA